One window of uncultured Erythrobacter sp. genomic DNA carries:
- a CDS encoding TrbC/VirB2 family protein — MKSLLRLPARIAAMLTVLLAAIAGPKAAFAQALPQAAAPQGSGPIVNAMLWMQSILLGPIATSLAVMAVAAVGFMMLTGRMNWRFGATVIIGVFIIFGAPVIVAGIAGAT; from the coding sequence ATGAAATCGCTTCTCCGCCTACCGGCCCGCATCGCAGCCATGCTGACGGTGCTGCTCGCGGCCATCGCAGGCCCAAAGGCAGCATTCGCGCAGGCTCTGCCGCAAGCCGCCGCGCCGCAGGGTTCGGGCCCGATCGTGAACGCGATGCTGTGGATGCAGTCGATCCTGCTTGGCCCCATCGCAACCAGTTTGGCTGTGATGGCAGTTGCTGCTGTGGGCTTCATGATGCTGACGGGGCGGATGAACTGGCGTTTTGGCGCGACCGTGATCATCGGCGTCTTCATCATCTTCGGCGCTCCGGTGATTGTCGCCGGTATCGCAGGCGCGACGTAG
- a CDS encoding lytic transglycosylase domain-containing protein: MPARADVMEVGPDGARWVAGGSSVLVGQPSREPLRDVSGLNVPDDIVGSTQANASGIPPQYAAKIAELAARYDLSPSLLEALVWQESRWRENAVSHAGARGLAQLMPGTARYLGVDPDDPMQNLEGGARYLREQLDRFDGDLEKALAAYNAGPGRVIRAGGIPNIRETQGYVAAIMGRLADHSRAPAP, encoded by the coding sequence ATGCCCGCTCGTGCAGATGTGATGGAAGTGGGCCCTGACGGGGCGCGCTGGGTGGCTGGCGGCAGCTCGGTGCTGGTCGGGCAGCCTTCGCGCGAGCCGCTGCGCGATGTCTCCGGCTTGAACGTGCCCGACGATATCGTGGGAAGCACGCAGGCCAATGCCTCCGGTATCCCGCCGCAATACGCCGCCAAGATCGCTGAACTCGCCGCGCGTTACGACCTCAGCCCCAGCCTGCTCGAGGCGCTGGTGTGGCAGGAGAGCCGCTGGCGCGAGAATGCGGTCAGCCATGCGGGCGCAAGGGGGCTGGCGCAGCTGATGCCGGGCACCGCGCGCTATCTGGGCGTCGATCCGGATGATCCGATGCAAAACCTCGAAGGCGGCGCGCGTTACCTGCGCGAACAGCTCGACCGGTTTGACGGCGACCTTGAGAAAGCGCTTGCCGCTTACAATGCAGGCCCGGGGCGAGTGATCCGCGCCGGCGGCATTCCCAATATTCGCGAGACTCAAGGATATGTCGCGGCCATCATGGGCCGCCTCGCCGACCACTCACGCGCACCCGCGCCCTGA
- a CDS encoding aldo/keto reductase — MKFTRLGQSGLSVSRLCLGCMSYGDTTKGWHGDWLLGEEESRPFFRQALEAGINFFDTANGYSGGTSEEITGKLLKEMAKRDEIVVATKAFIPWRNAPNTGGLSRKALMQAVDDSLTRLGLDYIDLFQIHRWDDATPIEETMEALHDIVKAGKARYIGASSMYAWQFARAQETARANGWTRFIAMQNQLNLIYREEEREMLPLCEAEGVGVIPWSPLARGRLARPVGEETVRSKTDGFGKVIYPEDEADNAVIGALAELAEARGRPMASLALAWHFTKPAVAAPIIGATKASHIDAAVAALDIELTADEVAALEAAYRPKWPTAMAMGLPGMDQVSVLGD; from the coding sequence ATGAAGTTCACCCGTCTCGGCCAATCGGGCCTATCGGTTTCGCGCCTGTGTCTGGGCTGCATGTCCTATGGCGACACGACCAAGGGCTGGCACGGCGACTGGCTGCTGGGCGAGGAGGAGAGCCGTCCGTTCTTCCGCCAAGCGCTGGAGGCCGGGATCAACTTCTTCGATACCGCGAATGGCTATTCGGGCGGGACGAGCGAGGAGATCACCGGCAAGCTGCTCAAGGAAATGGCAAAGCGCGACGAGATCGTGGTGGCGACCAAAGCCTTCATCCCGTGGCGCAATGCTCCGAATACCGGCGGGCTGTCGCGTAAGGCTCTGATGCAGGCGGTCGATGACAGCCTGACGCGGCTGGGCTTGGACTATATCGACCTGTTCCAGATCCACCGCTGGGACGATGCGACCCCGATCGAGGAGACGATGGAGGCGCTGCACGACATCGTGAAGGCGGGCAAGGCGCGCTATATCGGGGCTTCGTCGATGTATGCGTGGCAGTTCGCGCGTGCGCAGGAGACGGCGCGTGCAAATGGCTGGACGCGCTTCATTGCAATGCAGAACCAATTGAACCTCATCTACCGCGAGGAAGAGCGCGAGATGCTCCCCCTATGCGAGGCTGAAGGGGTCGGGGTGATCCCGTGGAGCCCGCTGGCGCGCGGGCGGCTGGCGCGGCCTGTGGGGGAGGAGACGGTGCGGAGCAAAACCGATGGCTTTGGCAAGGTGATCTACCCCGAGGATGAGGCTGACAATGCGGTGATCGGCGCGCTGGCTGAACTGGCCGAAGCACGCGGGCGTCCGATGGCGAGCCTTGCGCTGGCGTGGCACTTCACCAAACCGGCGGTGGCCGCGCCCATCATCGGCGCGACCAAGGCAAGCCATATCGATGCTGCGGTGGCCGCGCTCGACATCGAGCTGACGGCGGACGAGGTGGCTGCGCTGGAGGCCGCTTACCGCCCCAAATGGCCCACCGCGATGGCGATGGGACTGCCCGGAATGGATCAGGTGAGCGTGCTGGGCGACTAG
- a CDS encoding SDR family oxidoreductase, with protein sequence MSNPIDFTGKHALVIGGSSGIGNGIAQGFRAQGARVTVTGTRPDAGDYLEAEDSDFAGLDYAHLDVTDRAAADALAARLGDVDVLVMSQGIVHYARKEFEREGWDNVIDINLNSVMDCARAFHSALKEAGGTMIVVSSVAAFKSTFGNPAYGASKAGAASLVKSLGEAWARDGIRVNGIAPGLVPTKLTTVTTEHEGRREGALANIPLRRFGTPDDMAGAALFLASPLAGYVTGQTLVVDGGLTLS encoded by the coding sequence ATGAGTAACCCGATTGATTTTACCGGCAAACACGCCCTCGTCATTGGCGGGTCGAGCGGGATCGGCAATGGTATTGCGCAGGGCTTCCGCGCTCAGGGCGCGCGCGTCACTGTTACCGGCACGCGGCCTGATGCGGGCGATTATCTGGAGGCCGAAGATAGCGACTTTGCCGGGCTCGACTACGCGCATCTCGACGTCACAGACCGCGCGGCGGCGGACGCATTGGCGGCGCGATTGGGCGATGTTGATGTGCTGGTGATGAGCCAGGGCATCGTCCATTATGCGCGCAAGGAATTTGAGCGTGAAGGCTGGGACAATGTCATCGACATCAATCTCAACTCGGTGATGGACTGCGCGCGGGCGTTCCACTCCGCGCTTAAGGAAGCGGGCGGGACGATGATCGTCGTGTCATCGGTCGCGGCGTTCAAATCGACCTTTGGCAATCCGGCCTATGGCGCCTCGAAAGCGGGCGCGGCGAGTCTTGTGAAATCCCTCGGCGAGGCATGGGCACGCGACGGCATCCGCGTGAACGGCATTGCGCCGGGACTGGTCCCGACCAAGCTCACGACTGTGACGACCGAGCATGAGGGCCGGCGCGAGGGCGCGCTCGCTAACATCCCGCTGCGCCGTTTCGGCACGCCGGATGATATGGCAGGCGCGGCTCTGTTCCTTGCCTCGCCGCTGGCTGGCTATGTCACCGGTCAGACGCTGGTGGTCGATGGGGGGCTGACGCTGTCTTGA
- a CDS encoding acyl-CoA dehydrogenase family protein encodes MLQTAHRTAYNTDHEAFRDTVRKVLAEHMVPHLDAHEADGIVPREAWKALGEAGMLCPTVSEENGGLGLDFGFNCVVNEEVAYLGSSAGFTLQNDITVNYFERLGNEEQRARYLPGLVSGDIISAIAMTEPGAGSDLQGVKTTAVADGNDLIINGSKTYITNGQNADVVIVVAKTDPSQGAKGTSLILVDAGTPGFEKGRNLDKIGQHSADTSELFFADVRVPRTNILGGEGRGFIHLMEELPQERLSIAVTAQAGAQRAFDEAVNFTKDRKAFGRTVFEFQNTKFTLADLKAKLQVGWAHLDWAIARHLRGELTTDEASAAKLWHTEMQWEMVDAALQLHGGAGYMNEYAIARLWRDARVQRIYGGTSEIMKEVVSRSI; translated from the coding sequence ATGCTCCAGACCGCGCACCGCACCGCCTATAACACCGATCACGAAGCCTTCCGCGACACCGTTCGCAAGGTTCTCGCTGAACACATGGTGCCGCATCTCGACGCGCATGAGGCCGACGGGATTGTCCCGCGTGAAGCGTGGAAGGCGCTGGGCGAGGCGGGGATGCTGTGCCCCACAGTCAGCGAAGAAAATGGCGGGCTGGGCCTCGATTTCGGTTTCAATTGCGTGGTCAATGAAGAGGTCGCCTATCTCGGCTCATCCGCCGGCTTCACCCTGCAAAACGACATCACGGTCAATTATTTCGAGCGGCTGGGCAATGAGGAACAGCGCGCACGCTATCTGCCCGGTCTGGTGTCAGGCGACATCATCAGCGCGATTGCGATGACCGAACCCGGCGCGGGCAGCGATTTGCAAGGGGTCAAGACCACCGCAGTCGCCGACGGAAATGACCTCATCATCAATGGCTCCAAAACTTACATCACCAACGGCCAGAACGCCGATGTGGTGATCGTGGTGGCCAAGACCGATCCGTCGCAGGGCGCCAAGGGCACTTCGTTGATCCTCGTCGATGCGGGCACGCCCGGCTTTGAGAAAGGGCGCAATCTCGACAAGATCGGGCAGCATTCCGCCGACACTTCGGAACTGTTCTTCGCAGATGTGCGGGTGCCCAGGACCAACATTCTGGGCGGCGAAGGGCGCGGCTTCATCCATCTGATGGAGGAACTGCCGCAGGAGCGCCTCTCTATCGCCGTCACCGCGCAGGCAGGCGCGCAGCGCGCCTTTGACGAAGCGGTGAACTTCACCAAGGATCGCAAGGCCTTCGGACGCACCGTGTTCGAATTCCAGAACACCAAATTCACGCTCGCGGACCTCAAGGCCAAGCTGCAAGTCGGCTGGGCGCATCTCGACTGGGCAATCGCGCGCCACCTTCGCGGAGAGCTGACCACCGATGAAGCCTCAGCGGCCAAGCTGTGGCACACCGAAATGCAGTGGGAGATGGTCGACGCCGCGCTCCAGTTGCATGGAGGCGCGGGCTATATGAACGAATACGCCATCGCGAGACTATGGCGCGACGCGCGCGTCCAGCGCATCTATGGCGGCACCAGCGAGATCATGAAGGAAGTTGTCTCGCGGTCGATCTGA
- a CDS encoding ferredoxin--NADP reductase encodes MTETTTSNPIPPRDAFNESGALSVETITHVHQWNDDLFTLKMTRPASFRFRSGEFVMIGLPKEDGKPLLRAYSVASPSYDEELEFLSIIVQDGPLTSRLQHIKPGDPIYLGKKPTGTLVTDALLPGKRLFMLSTGTGLAPFMSLVRDPEVYGMYDEVVVVHSVRRVADLAYRDLLESKLEGDPLLEDEDRAKMIYVPTVTREDFHTTDRIQVLIDDGRLFKDSKGEKAFNPETDRVMLCGSMAMIKDHAADLEARGFEEGANNKPGQFVIERAFVG; translated from the coding sequence TTGACCGAGACGACCACCAGCAATCCGATTCCCCCGCGTGACGCCTTCAATGAAAGCGGCGCGCTTTCGGTCGAGACGATCACCCACGTTCACCAGTGGAACGATGATCTGTTTACGCTCAAGATGACCCGTCCGGCGAGCTTCCGCTTCCGTTCGGGTGAGTTTGTGATGATCGGCCTGCCCAAGGAAGACGGCAAGCCGCTGCTGCGCGCCTATTCGGTCGCCAGCCCGAGCTATGACGAGGAACTCGAATTCCTCTCGATCATCGTGCAAGACGGCCCGCTCACCTCGCGGCTCCAGCATATCAAACCGGGCGATCCGATTTACCTCGGCAAGAAGCCCACCGGCACGCTCGTCACCGACGCGTTGCTGCCGGGCAAGCGGCTGTTCATGCTCTCGACCGGCACCGGCCTAGCTCCGTTTATGAGCCTCGTGCGCGATCCTGAAGTCTACGGCATGTATGACGAAGTGGTGGTGGTACACTCGGTCCGCCGCGTTGCTGATCTGGCCTATCGCGATCTGCTGGAATCGAAGCTCGAAGGCGATCCGCTGCTCGAGGACGAGGACCGGGCCAAGATGATCTACGTGCCCACAGTGACGCGCGAGGATTTCCACACGACCGACCGCATTCAGGTGCTGATCGACGATGGCCGCTTGTTCAAGGATTCGAAGGGAGAGAAGGCCTTCAACCCCGAAACCGACCGCGTGATGCTGTGCGGATCAATGGCGATGATCAAGGATCACGCCGCCGATCTGGAAGCGCGCGGGTTCGAAGAGGGTGCCAACAACAAGCCCGGCCAGTTCGTGATCGAACGCGCCTTTGTGGGTTAG